TTCTGTAACTCCAGCACAATCCTGCTCTTTTCCAGCTCAAACTGTGTAAAATCAATCGGGTCTCCCGGCTTTACAAAAGCATTTTGCCTGCCAGAGTCTAAAAATGTAACTATCGCAGAATCAGGTGATAAATAGTTTACATTTCTTACAATAAATCTGCTGCCGGCATTGATCACATATGTAACCCTACTTTCATTTTTTAACCAAACTGATTTTTCTGTTGTATTTTCCCATCCCGATACTTTGCTGGTATTAGTAATTTTTGGTACAACTTCAGCATTATAAAAACCGCGTTTATTTTGCAACAAGTTTTGAATTTTGGTGGCAGTCAAAGTTGTTATCTTTTCATCATAAATAGTGGGTGGTTCGCCCAGCCCTTTCAACCAGCGTTTAAAAAAAGTGGAATCAGCATTTTCAGAATTTCTGAGATAAATCCATTCTTTGGGGATAAAAAATAATAATTTAGCGTTCGGTTTTTGTTCTATAAGGGCTGAAACTTCTTTCAGAAGATTTTTTTTATCTTTAATGACTGATTCACTTCTGAATTCTAAATTGCTTTCTTTCAGTAAACTTTCATTTGGTTGCAGATATTTTGTACTATTGCACGAAATAAAAAACAGACTCATCACAAGTAGCTGATAAAATAAAAGTCTGATTTTATTAAAAAATAACATAAAAACATTCAAGGTTTAAATACGAATTAAATTGATTACAAAATCAGACATAAAGTTTGTTAAATCTCTTCACTTTCCGAAGTTCAGACAAATACATAACAAATTTATTACTGAAGGGGAAAAAGTATGTATTGAAATCCTTCAAAAAGAGTCTTTCAGAATACATGCGGTTTACCACACTAAGGACGTGAATGTTGCAGGGTCAAAGGTAATGAAAAACATCCTTAAATCATCACTCCTGATCAACGAAAGAGAAATGGAGCAAATTTCTGCACTAACGACGCCAACTTCCATTTTATGTGTGTTTGAAAAAACTGAAATTAAATTTAATGAGACGTTAAAAGATATACGTTCGGTTATATTTCTCGACAGAATTCAGGATCCGGGAAATATGGGAACTATTATCAGAATAGCAGATTGGTTTGGAATAGAAATGGTCGTGAGATCTCCCGAAAGTGCTGATTTTTTCAACCCGAAAGTAGTACAGGCCACAATGGGTAGTATTGCCAATGTACATTTGATCACTTCAAATATAGCGGAAGTGATTAAATTTTACCCCTCAAAAGCCGTTTATGGAACCTTTATGCAAGGTGAAAATATTTTTGAAAATCCTCCGGCAGACTCTTCCATATTGGTCATTGGAAATGAAGGAAAGGGAATCTCAGCAGACACAGAAAAATTTGTTCATCATAAAATAAGTATTCCGGGTTCACCCGACAGAGTGGCTGACTCCTTAAATGCAGGTGTTGCTGCGGGAATCATATGCAGTATCTGGAAATTTGGTACTAAGTAAATATGTAGTAGATCAGACTAAATAATCCGATCATGCCATCTACCGCAAATAAATAATAAACAGCCGAACTATCCATGCGGGACTTCCATAATAAAATTGCAGACAACAGATAGACACAGATACTAACAATCAGTGCCGGAAACTCCAATATAAAATAAAATGTAAAATAAACGTCGGTCAATGCTGCCAAAAAAAGAAATGCGGTACCAATATATTTGCTGTTTTTGATACCCCATTTAGTTGGAATGGTTATAGTACTCATCCTTCGATCTGAAAGCATATCACCAATATCAAATGAAATACAGAGAGCTGCAATGAAAAACAATCTACCGAATGACAATCCGACAATTTCATTCAATGCCAATCCTTTCTCATATAGTGGAACAGTGAATGTCAGTGTTACAAAAACCACACTTATAAGCAGTATTTTGACGTAAGGCAAATCTCTGATTTTTTTATTTCCCTTCCAAAAGGGTAAAAAATAAAGAAGTCCGGGAACAGACGCAGGTAGTACGAGTTTTAACCTGCTCCAATCAAAATAAATTGTAAATCTCAATAATAAAAGGAAAGCCGGTAAAATAATAAAATATCGAATCCACTTATTCCGATTGATATTTAAGGAGTTGGTATCCGCAGATTGTGATCTTGATTGATGAAAATTGTAATAAAAAAGAGTAGCTACACCTGTAAAAGCTACGTACATATAATCCGGTTTATATCCTGTACTCAAATAGGTGAATGCTGTCAGACTTGCGACACACAGAGACAAATGGATAAAAAGTCCCAGGTAAATATCTTCGAAAATGAAAACAAAATATTTTTTCATCTTGACTCAAGGTAGATGTATTAATTAAATTCAACCCCTTTACTCAAATGCCTATTTTCTGGCTCTTTTAGGCGGAGATGCTTTAGCTTCTTTACTTCCCGGTGCCGGCTTTCCGGAATAGACTTTTCGTTTGGGTTTTGATGTGTCTGACTTTGATTTAAAAAATTTTTCAGCAGATGGTTTGTCAGATTTTTCACCTATACCCTTTTTCATTTTTCTGGTGCCTTTTGAAATACTTTTCTGGTCAGGGTTTATTTTAAGCAGCTTGAAGATTTCCTTTTGTTCCATTTCGATGTATTCTCCCGGTTCAAGTTTTCCGATGCGCAGGTCTTCAATCTGTATTCTTATCAGTCTCAAAACAGGAAATCCTACTTTAGCAAACATTTTTCTGATTTGTCTGTTTTTGCCTTCTTTCAACTCGATTTTCACCCAGGATGTCGGGATATTCTGTCTGAAACGGACGGGAGGATTTCTTTCGGGTAGTACCGGTTCTTTTGGTAACTTTTTAACTTCGCAAGGTTTGGTGCGATAAATGGATGTTTCTAATTTTATATCCACACCAGATGCCACCTGATCGATAGCTTTTTGGTTAATATCATTGTCAACCTGTACAAAATAGGTTCTTGAATGAGCGAATCCCGGGCTGAGAAGCAAGTTGTTTAGTGTGGAATCATTGGTCAGAATAATCAGACCTTCTGAATCTTTATCCAATCGCCCTACCGGATAAATATCCTTCTCAACTTTCAGAAAATCAGCAAGGGTTATATGTTCTGGACGCTCTTTAGTGAACTGGTTCAGTACATTATAGGGCTTATAAAAAACAAAATATTTTATTTCTGAATGTACCTTGGCTTCCATTTTTGAAAATTAAGACGATGTAATAAATTGAGCAGCGTTGTAAATTTAATATCTTTTCATAATACCGAAGTATTAATCTGCAGCAATTAATTAAACGTTAAATCTGAAATGCATAATATCGCCATCTTCTACCACATATTCTTTACCTTCCACTCCCATTTTTCCTGCTTCTTTTACTGCTGCTTCTGACCCATATTTTACGAATACATCATATTTAATCACTTCAGCCCGAATAAAACCTTTTTCGAAATCTGTGTGTATGACTCCGGCAGCCTGTGGTGCCTTCCATCCTCTTCTGATGGTCCATGCCCTGACTTCTTTTACACCTGCAGTAAAATAAGTATAGAGGTCTAATAATTTATACGCTGCACGAATGATTCTGTTGACTCCCGGTTCTTCAAGACCCATCGCTTCAATATATTCCATTCTTTCTTCTTTACTCTCCAGTTCTGCAATTTCAGCTTCAATTCCGGCACAAATAAAAATGACTTCTGCATTTTCATTTTTGATAGACTCTAAAAATCGTGTGGTGTGTTGATTACCTGTTTTTACGGAAGCTTCATCAACATTACATACATACAGGACAGGTTTGGAAGTAAGCAGGTACATATCTTTATAAATCTCTTCAAATAATTCACCCACTTCGAAAGTCCTTGCCGGTTGGCCGGATTCAAGATGTTTTGAAAGAGAAACAGCAAATTCCACATTGGCAACATCGTCCTTTCCTCCTGACTTAGCTTGCTTTCTGAGTTTATCTACACGCTTTTCCATTGTATCCATATCCTTAAATATCAGCTCAAGATCTATTATTTCTTTATCTCTGACAGGATCTACATTTCCATCAACATGCACCACATTATTATCTTCAAAACATCGTACAACATGGACGATTGCATCGACTTCCCTGATATTTGCTAAAAACTGATTTCCCAGACCTTCACCTTTACTGGCTCCTTTTATCAATCCTGCTATATCAAGTATTTCAACACTGGTAGGTAATACTTTTTGAGGCTGTACAAGTTCTTCCAGTTTATCCAATCTTACATCGGGCACTACTATAACACCCAGATTGGGTTCTTTAGTAGCAAAAGGATAGTTGGCAGCCAATGCTTTGGCAGATGTCAGTGCATTAAACAAAGTCGATTTACCAACGTTGGGTAGTCCAACTATACCGCATTGTAATCCCATATATTTTATAATTTAGCGTGGTTTGTGTAAAAACGCCGCAAATGTAGTTATTGTAAAGCTAAAATTTATCCTTTGGGTGTAAAATGTCCTACTTTTACACCCATCTAACAATTTTTTAATTAATTCTCTCTAATCTTAGCTATCTACAAAACATTCTAATCAAATGAAGATCTCTCAAAATCTCCTTCCGGAAAGTTTCTATTTATCTGATGATGTTGTGGATATTGCCCAAAAATTACTGGGTAAATATTTAATTACCAATATAAATGGCATAATCTCTTCTGCTATGATTGTGGAAACCGAAGCATACAAAGCACCTGACGATAAAGCATGCCATGCTTATAACAACAGATTTACGCCCAGAACCAAAACTATGTTTGAACGTGGTGGTGTAGCTTATGTTTATACCTGTTATGGAATGCATCCTTTGTTTAATGTTGTCACCGGTGAAGCGGGAATGGCACACGCTGTTTTAATTCGGGCAGTTCAACCTGATCAGCCTTTGCTTCACTATCAGGAAAGGAGAAAATTAAATAAATTCAGTTTTCAGCTTTTTAATGGTCCCGGGAAACTTGCAGTGGCAATGGGAATTAATAAAACCATGGACGGCACAAATCTTTTGTCGGAAAAAAGCAATATATACATAGAAGACAGAAACATTGAAATACCAAATGAACAAATAGAACAAACTCCCCGAGTAGGGATGAGTGTGCATACCGGCCCATGTGCCCATAAAAAGTGGCGTTTTTATATCAATACTAATAAATGGGTAAGCAAACCGCTATTTCCTGACTATACCCATTTGGTTTGGAAATGATGAATTCATTTAAAATCATGATTTTTATAGTATTTAACAATATGTTTTTAAACCATTACGCTCCTTAAACCGGAAATTATATTATTTTTAACTTTTTTTGAAACATTCTTACGTCTCATACACATAATTCAATCTAATGAAACATTTTATAACTCTCCTGATATTTAGTTTATCACAAAACTTATTCGGGTCGGAATCACCTTACAGGTTTGTAAATTCGGTGTACGATCCTTTTGTAAAAACTGTAACGCTCGAAGTCAATAATTTACCCATAGGTTTTCCTGTCCTTGAATTGGGCTCAGGACAATATTTTGTGTTAAAGTTTGACGATCTTTTGAATGAAGAAAGAAATCTTTTCTATCGTATTGTTCATTGTGATAAAGACTGGAAACCTTCCCGACTTTCTGAAATAGAAACGATTCAGGGCTTTAATGACGAAAGACTAAGAAATTATGAATATTCCACTAATACAAAAGTACAATACATTCATTACTGGCAAAAATTCCCTAACAGAGACACGAGATGGAAAGTATCCGGAAATTTTCTGCTCATCATCTATGAAGATAATATTGAGTATCCGCTACTTACCAGAAGATTTGTAGTGACAGAAAAAAAATTAGATGTAAACATCACTCCAACTTTTCCGGCAGATGTTGCGAATATCAGATACAAACAGGAAATGCTGATTGATATCAATTTTGAAAAATTTAAAATGCGAAATCCGGTTGATGAAATCAGCCTTGTTGTGATGCAAAATGAAGATTGGAATTCAACAATCGAAGCGAAACCTTCTTTTTTTACAGGTAACTTTCTTAAATTCAACAGAGTAGGTACATTTTCATTTTTTGGTCTGACAGAGTACAGAGAATTTGATATCCGCAGCACGTACAATGTTGGAAGAGGAGTACAGCATGTAGATAGAACTAAAAAATATACGGATGCATTATTAAGAGTAGGAGAACCTAAAAGAAATAGTGTACATCTTCAGAGATTTGACTTCAATGGAAAATTTTTTATCCAGAATTTTGATGCTATGAGCAACCGGAATATTGATGATGTGCTTTCAAATTTTATCACAGAAGTGGAAAATAATCTTGATATCAGGCCAGGCCAGCGGGACTCTATTGTTCAGAGCATTATAGCATCCAATCCTTTACTGGGAAATGATGACAGAGCTGAGGAAAGAAATGTACGGTCTGACTATGTGAACGTCATCTTCACAATGAAAGATAATATGGATCATGATGATGCAGATCTTTATGTATTAGGAGCGATGAATGACTGGGAGCCGCGAGAAGAGTATAAAATGGTCTATGACCAAAACAAAGACTTGTATATTGCTGAAGCATTATTGAAACAGGGTTATTACAATTATATGTACGCATTGGTCAAAAACGGTAAAGTGGACTATGTCACCATGGAAGGTAGTTGGGCAGAAACCGAAAACGATTATCATTCACTTGTCTATTACCGAGGCTTTGGAGATCTATATGACAGAGTAGTCGGCTATAATAAATTTAATACTGAAACCATAAGATCTTTAGGTTTCAGGTAAAATAACATCATAAGCCTTCTTTTTTAAAAATATTTTCATTCCAAAAAAGATAGAAAGTGCAGCCTAAAAAAGCAAGATAATATTACCTGCCGTGACAGTGTTTGTATTTTTTGCCGCTACCACATGGACACAAGTCATTTCTGCCTACTTTTTCTTCTGTTCGTTTGAAAGTTTCGACTTTTTCTGCTTTTTGTCCTGCGCTTTCAGCTGCCTTACGCATCGCTTCTTCTTCTCTGCTGGTCCTTACTTTACTCATATCAGTTTTCTGGATTTTGGCTTCCTGTACTTCCTGTTGAATCAGCAACTGGCCATGGAACAAATATGCACAGACATCTCTGTTGATTTTATGAATCAACTCTTCAAAAAGCTTGTAAGCTTCCATTTTATAAATGACCAACGGGTCTTTTTGCTCAAAAGAAGCAGCCTGAACTGAATCTTTTAATTCGTCCATAGACCGAAGGTGTTCTTTCCAGTTATCATCTATCAATGCCAGCACGATAGTCTTTTCGATATCCCGCATCAGGCTTGCTCCTTTAGATTCTACAGCATCTTTTAGTTCTGCAGCAATAGGAAGTGGATTGGTGCGACCGTCTGTAAATGGAATGGCTATTCGTTTGTATCGGTGACCTTCAGATTCGTATACCCTTTTAATGACAGGCATCAAGAGGCTATTGATCTGCTCAGTTTTGTATTTGTAATAATTATTGACCTCAGTGAGCAAATCATCAATCAGATTATCGATAGATGTACTTTTGAATTTTTCTTCTGTAATGTTCGGATCAATACTTAATGAGGTGAGACAATCCGTTCTGAAACCTTCATAATTTTGGCTGTGTTTATTGGTATCTACAATATTTTCCACAAGTCCGATGATCATATTATGGAGATCGACCGTAAGTCTGTCACCATGTAATGCGTGATTTCTTTTTTTATAGATGGCTTCCCTCTGAATATTCATGACATCATCGTATTCCAACAATCTCTTTCTGATTCCGAAGTTGTTTTCTTCAACTTTCTTCTGCGCACGTTCAATAGATTTTGAAACCATCGAATGCTGAATGACTTCACCTTCTTTATGCCCCATTTTATCCATCAGTCCTGCAATCCTGTCAGACTGGAACAACCGCATCAGATTGTCTTCCAAAGAAACATAAAATTGTGAGGTACCCGGATCCCCCTGACGACCGGCCCTACCTCTCAACTGCCTGTCCACCCTTCTCGAGTCATGACGTTCAGTTGCAATGATGGCTAATCCACCGGCTCGTTTTACTTCTTCAGAAATCTTAATATCCGTTCCCCTACCTGCCATGTTGGTTGCAATCGTAACATTTCCGGGCTTCCCGGCTTCCGCAACTATTTCTGCTTCACGTTGGTGTTGCTTGGCATTCAGGACATTGTGTTTGATACCACGGAGGTTC
The genomic region above belongs to Saprospiraceae bacterium and contains:
- a CDS encoding RNA methyltransferase — protein: MITKSDIKFVKSLHFPKFRQIHNKFITEGEKVCIEILQKESFRIHAVYHTKDVNVAGSKVMKNILKSSLLINEREMEQISALTTPTSILCVFEKTEIKFNETLKDIRSVIFLDRIQDPGNMGTIIRIADWFGIEMVVRSPESADFFNPKVVQATMGSIANVHLITSNIAEVIKFYPSKAVYGTFMQGENIFENPPADSSILVIGNEGKGISADTEKFVHHKISIPGSPDRVADSLNAGVAAGIICSIWKFGTK
- a CDS encoding pseudouridine synthase; the encoded protein is MEAKVHSEIKYFVFYKPYNVLNQFTKERPEHITLADFLKVEKDIYPVGRLDKDSEGLIILTNDSTLNNLLLSPGFAHSRTYFVQVDNDINQKAIDQVASGVDIKLETSIYRTKPCEVKKLPKEPVLPERNPPVRFRQNIPTSWVKIELKEGKNRQIRKMFAKVGFPVLRLIRIQIEDLRIGKLEPGEYIEMEQKEIFKLLKINPDQKSISKGTRKMKKGIGEKSDKPSAEKFFKSKSDTSKPKRKVYSGKPAPGSKEAKASPPKRARK
- the ychF gene encoding redox-regulated ATPase YchF, with amino-acid sequence MGLQCGIVGLPNVGKSTLFNALTSAKALAANYPFATKEPNLGVIVVPDVRLDKLEELVQPQKVLPTSVEILDIAGLIKGASKGEGLGNQFLANIREVDAIVHVVRCFEDNNVVHVDGNVDPVRDKEIIDLELIFKDMDTMEKRVDKLRKQAKSGGKDDVANVEFAVSLSKHLESGQPARTFEVGELFEEIYKDMYLLTSKPVLYVCNVDEASVKTGNQHTTRFLESIKNENAEVIFICAGIEAEIAELESKEERMEYIEAMGLEEPGVNRIIRAAYKLLDLYTYFTAGVKEVRAWTIRRGWKAPQAAGVIHTDFEKGFIRAEVIKYDVFVKYGSEAAVKEAGKMGVEGKEYVVEDGDIMHFRFNV
- a CDS encoding DNA-3-methyladenine glycosylase; the protein is MKISQNLLPESFYLSDDVVDIAQKLLGKYLITNINGIISSAMIVETEAYKAPDDKACHAYNNRFTPRTKTMFERGGVAYVYTCYGMHPLFNVVTGEAGMAHAVLIRAVQPDQPLLHYQERRKLNKFSFQLFNGPGKLAVAMGINKTMDGTNLLSEKSNIYIEDRNIEIPNEQIEQTPRVGMSVHTGPCAHKKWRFYINTNKWVSKPLFPDYTHLVWK
- a CDS encoding DUF5103 domain-containing protein, with amino-acid sequence MKHFITLLIFSLSQNLFGSESPYRFVNSVYDPFVKTVTLEVNNLPIGFPVLELGSGQYFVLKFDDLLNEERNLFYRIVHCDKDWKPSRLSEIETIQGFNDERLRNYEYSTNTKVQYIHYWQKFPNRDTRWKVSGNFLLIIYEDNIEYPLLTRRFVVTEKKLDVNITPTFPADVANIRYKQEMLIDINFEKFKMRNPVDEISLVVMQNEDWNSTIEAKPSFFTGNFLKFNRVGTFSFFGLTEYREFDIRSTYNVGRGVQHVDRTKKYTDALLRVGEPKRNSVHLQRFDFNGKFFIQNFDAMSNRNIDDVLSNFITEVENNLDIRPGQRDSIVQSIIASNPLLGNDDRAEERNVRSDYVNVIFTMKDNMDHDDADLYVLGAMNDWEPREEYKMVYDQNKDLYIAEALLKQGYYNYMYALVKNGKVDYVTMEGSWAETENDYHSLVYYRGFGDLYDRVVGYNKFNTETIRSLGFR